The following proteins come from a genomic window of Chelonia mydas isolate rCheMyd1 chromosome 15, rCheMyd1.pri.v2, whole genome shotgun sequence:
- the DDT gene encoding D-dopachrome decarboxylase, whose protein sequence is MPFLELETSLPAAQLPQGLAGKLCAAAAAILSKPEERINVTVKSDLSMVVGGSPAPCAQLFVSSIAVVGTAEQNRGHSAKFFEFLTKELGLGADRIVIRFYPLEPWQIGKKGTVMTFL, encoded by the exons ATGCCGTTCCTGGAGCTGGAGACCAGCCTCCCGGCCGCTCAGCTGCCCCAGGGCTTAGCCGGCAAGCTGTGCGCGGCCGCTGCGGCTATCCTGAGCAAGCCCGAGGAG AGGATAAACGTCACGGTGAAGAGCGACTTGTCCATGGTGGTTGGAGGCTCCCCAGCACCCTGCGCTCAGCTGTTCGTCTCATCCATCGCAGTGGTGGGAACTGCGGAGCAGAACAGAGGGCACAGTGCCAAGTTCTTTGAGTTCCTTACCAAGGAGCTGGGGCTCGGTGCAGACAG GATTGTTATCCGTTTTTATCCACTGGAACCTTGGCAGATTGGCAAGAAAGGAACTGTCATGACTTTCTTATGA